A stretch of Nonomuraea africana DNA encodes these proteins:
- a CDS encoding DUF3616 domain-containing protein yields MRADATGLWIAGDETATIERLNWTGERYDHQRTFHLADFVDLPAGREDEADIEGLARADGWLWAVGSHSLKRRRAKSREKAARRLSAIIREPNRFILVRLPLEGAGLGKGAILTGLADALAEDAHLGPFTAIPGKDNGLDVEGLAVLGERVFLGLRGPVLRGWAVVLELDLREDGPHRLKLKGYHKHFLDLGGLGVRDLCPYDGDLLLLTGPTMDLDGPVRIMRWDGIGAPVPVADLPYGVGCDHPEGLAALGDGRLMVVYDSPSPARLTPEGGVLADLVTI; encoded by the coding sequence TTGCGCGCCGATGCCACCGGTCTGTGGATCGCGGGTGACGAGACCGCCACCATTGAGCGCCTGAACTGGACCGGAGAGCGCTACGACCACCAGCGCACGTTCCATCTCGCCGACTTCGTGGACCTGCCGGCGGGCAGGGAGGACGAGGCCGACATCGAGGGTCTCGCCCGGGCCGACGGGTGGCTCTGGGCGGTCGGCTCGCACAGCCTCAAGCGCAGGCGCGCCAAGTCACGGGAGAAGGCCGCCAGGCGGCTCAGCGCGATCATCCGGGAGCCGAACAGGTTCATCCTCGTCCGGCTTCCACTGGAGGGCGCGGGCCTCGGCAAGGGCGCCATCCTCACGGGCCTCGCCGACGCGCTGGCCGAGGACGCGCACCTCGGCCCGTTCACCGCCATTCCCGGCAAGGACAACGGGCTCGACGTGGAGGGCCTCGCGGTGCTCGGGGAGCGGGTCTTCCTCGGGCTGCGCGGCCCCGTGCTGCGCGGCTGGGCCGTCGTGCTGGAGCTCGACCTGCGGGAGGACGGCCCGCACCGGCTCAAGCTCAAGGGCTACCACAAGCACTTCCTCGACCTGGGCGGGCTCGGCGTGCGCGACCTGTGCCCCTACGACGGCGACCTGCTGCTGCTCACGGGGCCGACCATGGACCTCGACGGGCCGGTGCGGATCATGCGGTGGGACGGCATCGGCGCGCCCGTGCCCGTCGCCGACCTGCCGTACGGCGTGGGCTGCGACCATCCCGAGGGCCTGGCGGCGCTGGGCGACGGCAGGCTCATGGTCGTCTACGACAGCCCGTCCCCCGCGCGGCTGACCCCCGAGGGCGGCGTGCTGGCCGACCTCGTCACGATCTGA